The Mercenaria mercenaria strain notata chromosome 1, MADL_Memer_1, whole genome shotgun sequence nucleotide sequence taTGGAACTAGTGCATGCACATACCCGTAGAGTTCAGAATAACATAGAAAcacacttacctgataaaaaagcaAGCGAACACGCGAAGATGTCAgtaaatatccgccattttgtaagtttgcgaccatttcgctcgcttgaaccaagtgtgcaaccacttcacgtcctgccccttgtctttgtttttcatgaTTTAACACAAAGATAAATGTTACATTACAGCCACGTCAGTAAGTATTTTTCATACCAGCTTTGTCTTCAGTACCGTAAACATTCATTTTCAATGATAATACATTTCAGATTATTAGATTATTTTAACTTACAAAAAAGACTGGATCAGTTGAAAAGGCGGATTGACGGCTTAAATGGAGGAGGCCGAAATATTACGGTAGTTAAAGATCGCTGAAAATCAGAATTAGTAAGGAAAAGGTCAGGTAATAGTCTATTTTCCCCTTCTTGTGGCAATactgaatttattttcatttttagaattCATAATGGCCACAAGGAAGTTTGATCCATATAATGATCCTGACCCGGATGAAATGGAGTGGGTAATTTATGAGAAAGGAATCACTAAAACACCGTTTGAGACGTGGTTATGGAAGAACTTACCTTCGCGCGTGAGaaagtttgtaaattttattttatattaaatcttAAAAAGTGTATAAATCATCTCGCTCGTCAGTCCGTTATTTTAGATCAGGATATAGAAATCTAGCCATTTAATGATCAGTAAAGAGCAGAACTTATTGTCGAAAATGCTATGAACAAAGGTCTATCTTAGTTTTGTTGTCGCTAATTATGATGTTTCAGTACTGTTgctagattttgaaaaaaaaacagcaatagcTCCACTCGATTTTTTATCTATGGGGCTTtattatataacataaaaatatcaaaactgctGCCTAGCTTCCACACACAACATCGTAATCAATGTTTTTGGTTCTTAAATCTAGGCTTGTATTAAATATTTTGGTGGATATCATATGATCATAACCATTTAATTGCTCAAGAATCGATAACTATATAATAACTTTTCATACGCAGAGACGAAGGCTATGGCTGGGTGTGTGTAAGCAACGGGTCGGAAAAACGGACCGCCTATGAAGAAGAAGAGGACTTTGATGGATTGTTTGACAGTTGGGAGGAACATCTTGAAGCGGAAAGGCCTGTAAACTACGAAATAATCAAGGATCTTGCCTTAAAACATAGAATATTGTGTGGAAAATGGATACTGTTTACAGATCAAGGTGGCAAAGTAGATCATCTGTGGTCCGTTATAGCATCATCTGTTGTAGCAGACGACATTCCTTGTTTTTCAGCGAAAGTGAGCACATTCGAGGACGACGTGAATCACGTGATCTGTATTTATAACTCTGATTTCACGGACAAGAACGAGGTTTTAGAATCTGAGGAAGCGATACGGAATATGGGTTTAAAAGGCAGGCTTCAGTACAAACCGGACATTTATACACATCTTTTTATCTACGCGAAAAATGAATGGAAGCTTAAACCGTTTACTATGACAAGCCAGTACAATCTGCTCACTAAATCCTCAATAATTAAAAGCTACGTGTAAATTGTTTAAATACCAATTTCCGTTGAAAGGGGTCAGACTTATACTGAAGTACTAGGCAGTgttatgaaaaaagaaaagaaatgtaaaGCGTAGTTCAGACGCTAGTTTATGTACAGTTTACTAAATTGTATATAAATTGTGATGCTTATGAGATATGTTAAGTATGAACAATAAGTAAACCGTATCCCTGTCGACGtaacaaacatgtttatttgtataaaCCTAAGGAGTCTTAAATTCTACCAGTAAGATTCCAGACGTCTATCttaaaaaaagctattttttaTATAGATGGTACTTTTTGATAAGATAGACGTCTGATATTTCAGACTTCTGTACTATTTATAAACAGCACTGTTTTAGAATAAAGTACTGCACACTATTACATGTATTGGTGATGTAATGCATAAAAACCTGGAAGCTTTTTTTAGACAAAATTCATTGCTAGAGCAGTTGTTCATGTGCATTGAGTTTATACACtatgtttcaatcaatatcaaAGAGAAAAAGTATTAAAGTGAAATATGATTATAGTACATCttcaaataatattgaataatgatttttatgttgaatatttttctatCTCAAGTCTAAAGCAAGTGGTCCATCCACTACCATTTTCTTTTCGTGTCATTTCCCTTTCC carries:
- the LOC123533231 gene encoding UPF0696 protein C11orf68 homolog isoform X2, with translation MLHYSHVKFIMATRKFDPYNDPDPDEMEWVIYEKGITKTPFETWLWKNLPSRVRKDEGYGWVCVSNGSEKRTAYEEEEDFDGLFDSWEEHLEAERPVNYEIIKDLALKHRILCGKWILFTDQGGKVDHLWSVIASSVVADDIPCFSAKVSTFEDDVNHVICIYNSDFTDKNEVLESEEAIRNMGLKGRLQYKPDIYTHLFIYAKNEWKLKPFTMTSQYNLLTKSSIIKSYV
- the LOC123533231 gene encoding UPF0696 protein C11orf68 homolog isoform X1, which encodes MGDNSSGHVGLVYPCYFCIRHSRPRGIVLSAVDFEEPEFIMATRKFDPYNDPDPDEMEWVIYEKGITKTPFETWLWKNLPSRVRKDEGYGWVCVSNGSEKRTAYEEEEDFDGLFDSWEEHLEAERPVNYEIIKDLALKHRILCGKWILFTDQGGKVDHLWSVIASSVVADDIPCFSAKVSTFEDDVNHVICIYNSDFTDKNEVLESEEAIRNMGLKGRLQYKPDIYTHLFIYAKNEWKLKPFTMTSQYNLLTKSSIIKSYV
- the LOC123533231 gene encoding UPF0696 protein C11orf68 homolog isoform X3, with the translated sequence MATRKFDPYNDPDPDEMEWVIYEKGITKTPFETWLWKNLPSRVRKDEGYGWVCVSNGSEKRTAYEEEEDFDGLFDSWEEHLEAERPVNYEIIKDLALKHRILCGKWILFTDQGGKVDHLWSVIASSVVADDIPCFSAKVSTFEDDVNHVICIYNSDFTDKNEVLESEEAIRNMGLKGRLQYKPDIYTHLFIYAKNEWKLKPFTMTSQYNLLTKSSIIKSYV